The nucleotide sequence CGACGGCCCAAAAACGCGAACTACTCGACCGGGAGCTTATGTCTCCGCGTCCTTTCCTGGCGACGGGTGCGAACGCGGGCGCGGAAGCTGAAGCGGTGCTGTCGTGTTACCGCGTGCTGGCGGAGCACGTGGCGCGTCACGGGCAGGCAGGGTTGGGTGCGTTGATCGTGTCGATGACGCGTTGCACGGAGGACCTGCTTACGGTTTATTTGCTGGCTCGTGAAGTCGGGCTGGCACGGTGGAGTGAAGGCGGGTTGGTATGCGCGCTGCCGGTCGTGCCGTTGTTTGAAACCATGGGCGACTTGGAGGAAGGGCCGGCCATTGTATCCGATTTTCTGAGTCATCCGGTGACGCAGCGCAGTCTGGGTTTGGGCGACGGCGCGTGTCCGTCGTTTCAGATGATGGTGGGATATTCCGACTCCAACAAGGACTGTGGCATTTTTGCCAGTCAGTGGGCGTTGCATCGGGCGCAGGATGCGTTGGCCAAGGTGGTCGCGAAGGGCGGTGCGAGCCCGGTGTTTTTTCACGGTCGCGGTGGCACGGTCGGGCGCGGGGCGGGACCCACGCATTGGTTCATGGAAGCGCTGGCGGCCGGATCGTTGCAGGGCAACATGCGGATGACCGAGCAGGGCGAGACGATCGCCCAAAAATACGCGCATCAGGCGTCGGCGGTTTACAACGTGGAATTGCTCACGGCGTCGACTGCGGCGACGACGGCGCGGCATCGGTTCGGGGCGGAGCGCGACGAGACGTTGTGGCCGCTGCTGGACCAGGTGTCGGCGTGGAGTCGCGATGCCTACCGGGAGCTGTTGCACGCGCCCGACTTCATGAGTTTTTACCGGCAGGCCACGCCGATCGATGCGCTGGAGCATGCCCGCATCGGGTCGCGTCCCTCGCGGCGCACGGGGCAAGGTTCGCTGGATGACCTGCGGGCGATCCCGTGGGTATTTTCGTGGACGCAAAGTCGGTTTTATCTGCCGGGATGGTTCGGCGCCGGCTCGGCGCTGGAACGTCTGCTGAAGGAAGATCCCAAGGGGTTTGAGCGGTTGCGCAAAGCGGTCCGCAAGACGCCGTTTTTGCGGTATGTGCTCACCAACATTGAGAGCTCATTGGTCAGCTCCAACGAAGCCATTATGGACAGCTATGCCGGCTTGGTGGAGGACGCGGTGCTGCGGGAGCGTTTCATGGGCATGATCCGGGCGGAGTTTGCCCGGACGCAGGCGATGATGACGGAAATCTTCCGGGGCACGTTTGAAGAACGGCGTCCGCGGTTGGCGTTTACCTTGCAAATCCGCGAGCAAGCGTTGACGCAGCTGCATCGTCAGCAGGTGGCGTTGTTGAAGGAGTGGCGCCAGCTCAGTGGACGCGAAGCCGAGGCGATGTTGCCGGACCTGTTGCTCTCGATCAACGCGATCGCCTCCGGGCTGCGGACGACCGGGTGATGGGGACGTGTGGACGTGGGTTTAACGTAGTCGTGGTCGGCAGACGAATTGAAGCTGATGTCTGATACGGCACGGATGGCCTTGACCGGAACGCGGGTGGTGTTGCGGTGGGGGGATGTCCACGGCAACTGACCGCAATTACGATGATTACAAGGCGACGGAAAAGAAGGCGCTGGAGCTGTTGGCGGCGATGAAGGCGGTCTCGCCGAAGAAGGCGGATATCGAGCTGGCGCTGTTGGTCGCGATCTTCGAGCTGCACAAGGGCGCGTTGCCGGCGTCGGCGGTGCAGAAGATCATCAATGGTCACCTCGGCGTAATCGTGCCCCACTACGCGGCGAGCGCGTCGGGTTCGGGGTAGGCCTCGGCCTCGGCGTCGGGCTTCGGGCTTTTGGCTGCGGCGTGACGGGGAAAGGCGGTTTCGACCACGAATGCACGCGAATGGCTTCACCTACCGGTCACGCAGCGCTTTGCGGGACGGCGGGATCGCTTTTTAATGGAAGGGAACCAAGAGTGAACCGGTGGGGCAGGATTGGTTTTGGCCCACGAAACACACGAAACACACGAAAAATATGAAACCTTCAGCGGGTGGTGGTGGGGTTTTTTCGAAGGGAAGGGACTCACTCCGACGCGGACGACGTGGAAGTCGTTTCTCCGTGGGTAAAAGGGATTACACGCGGGTCAGATTTGGGGGGGTAGGGCGCGCCAGTGGCCGGGGGCGAGGTCGGCGGGGAGGTGGATGTCGCCAATGCTTTCGCGGTGAAGGGCGGTGACGCGGTTTCCCAGGCGGTAAAACATGCGCTTGATTTGGTGGTAGCGGCCTTCGTGCAGGGTGAGACGAGCCGTGTGGCTGGTGAGAATTTCGAGCGCGGCGGGTTGCGTCGTGAGGTCCTCGGTTTCGAAGTAAAAGCCGCGGGCAAATCGGTCCGGCGCTTCAGGGGCGATGGGGTCGCGTGTGGTGACGTGGTAAACTTTAGGCACTTTGAGCGTGGGGTGCATGAGGGCCTTGGACCATCGACCGTCGTTGGTGAGCAACACCAGGCCGGAGGTGTTGCGATCAAGGCGACCCACGAGGTGCAACGTGGCTTTGTCGGGATCGTCGATGAGGTCGATTACGGTGCGGTGGGTGGCGTCGGTCGTGGCGCTGAGCACGCCGACGGGTTTGTTGAGCATGAGGCAGAGACGGCGGGCCGATGCTTGCACGATCGTGTCGTCAAGGGTGACGCAGGAGAAGCGGTCCACCTCTTGGTCGAAGCGCGTTATGGGGTTGCCCTCGACGGCAACGCGTCGGTCGAGGATTACCTGCCGGGCGCGGGTGCGGCCCATGAGCTGAAACTTGGCAAGCAGGCGTTCGAGTTTCACGGGTGGGCGGTGGAGTCGAATCGAAGGAGGTGGCGCGAGAGGTCGAGCCTCATTCGTATTTCCCAAACCCGCGGCGGAATCAACCTCACTCCGTCAGGAGACCGATACGCGGAACGCCCTGCCAGGTGCGCGTGAGACCGTCGGGGTATACGTCGTGAAAGCGGTAGACCTCGATGAGCACCTCGCCACCGCTCCCGGTGCGGTCGGCCACCTGCACGGTGAAGGCCCCAGGTTCGGCAAAGACCACCGTGGCGGCGTCGAGGCTGCGATCGGCGAGAGCGAACGCGCCGGTGCGTTGGGCGGCTTTGGCGGTGAAGTCATTCAAATCGAGCACGCGTGAAGCGGCCGGAGCGAAGGACAAAGTCGCCTCGCGCCAGTTGTCATTGCGCACGAGGCGAGTTTGGCCCTGCAAGATGGTGAGGGCAGGATCGGCCAACGGTTTGGCCACTCCGAAGGCCTGTAGTCCCGGACCCACGGCGCGCACCAGCAGGGGCACCGCATCGGTCGTATCGATCACAAAACCGACCGTCGCCGTGCTGCCAGGGGCAATGTCGACCCGACAGGATACGTTGGCGACTTCGTCGCGAACGGGAGAGGGGTAGCGAGGATCCTCTACGTTGAGACCCGACAAGGTGAGAAACGTGAGGGGGATGAGCAGGATGAGGCAGAAATATTTCACGGCGGGATTGTCGCTTGCGACAATAGAGACGGGCGAAACCGCTATTGATTAGGGCAGTAAGCTGGTGGGCTTAGTTCTCCGGCGGTCGGACGGCCGAGTGAGCATGTTGGAAATGACGCAACTGATCGGGAGAGGCGAGGAGCAGCAGATGATCATCTGCGCGCAAACGTTCCGTTGGTCCCGGGTTGAGGTGGCGCTGGCCGTCGCGTTCGAGGCCCACGATGATCACATGGGTGGCGTAGTTTTCCCCGATTTCGGCGAGGGATTGGTCGATGAGTGCCGTCGGCGTGCGAATGACTTCCAGGCGGGCTTCGGAGAACTGATCCTGGCGGGCTTGGACGGCGTCGCTCAGGGCGGTTTGAGCCTGATTGAGGGCCGAGGAGGCTCCCACCAACAACAGACGATCGCCCGGATAAAGTCGTTCGTCGGGGCTGGGTGGGGCGATGATGAAGCCGCCGCGGTTGATTTCGGCGATGGCACAGCCGAATCGTGTGCGGACCGCGAGTTCGCGGACACTCCGACCGGCGCTGCTGCTTTGTTCAGGTAACGTGCACTCGCGCAGTTCGAGGTTCCACGTTTCCCCGGATTCCCACCAGCGCGGGGCGGCGGGCGCGATCGCTTGGGCTGGAGCGTCGTCGGCGAGCACGCCTTCCAAAGACTCCTGCCACTGGCTGTGCCAAAAAACGAGGCGGCGGGCGAAGACGAACGCGGCGAGCAACATGGCCACCGCCAATGTGATCCAGGCCCAGCGCGGGAGCAGACCTGTGGGCGCGACCTCCAGCAGCCAGGTCACGAAAATCAACCCACCCAGGGTGCGAGTCAGCACATGGGTGGACCGGTTGGGCGGGGCATTGCCCGCGGTCGAAAGGGTTTCGGCGCTGATCATGGCCAGGGCGGCAATGTTGCGCCAGATGGCGACCAACAGCACGAGGCAGATGAGGCTGAGCCCGATCCAGAAAACGGATTCCAATACCAACGGCGTGGCGGCGCTCCCCAGGGGACTCTGAAGCAGGGAGTTCAGCAGCGACGGGGAAAACGACAGGAGCCCGGTGACGATCAGCATCTCGCCGCCAATTTGGAGGAGCCGTTTGCGGCTCAACCGCCACCACACACCGCCGATGGGACGACGAGTCTGGGCGGCGATCCATGCATGGTAGGAGTCCAACGCGCGGCGCAGCCAACGAGGCTCGAGTCGGAAACTCCACGCGATCAACGGATCGGCATGCCGGTTCAACCAAGGCGATACCAACACGGTGAACAATGATACTCCGACGGCGATGGGATAAAACCGGGCGTCGAGCACCCCGGCGGAGATGCCGAGTTGAGCGATCACAAATGAGAACTCACCGATGGGAGTGAGCAGCAACCCTGCTCGGCGCGCCGCGGCGGACGGCGTGCCAAAAACCGACAACGCCACCGTCAGACTCAGGCTCCGCACGATCAGCGTGAACACGCCCAAACCCAGAATCATGGGCCATACTTCGGCCACGAGGCGCACCTCGATCATCATGCCGATGGAAACAAAGAACACACTGCTGAACAAATCGCGCATCCCCGCGAAAGCTTTGTCCACCGCACTTTTCTGCGGCATGTCGGCGACCATGGCCCCTAGCAGGAAGGCTCCGAGGGCGAGGGAATAGCCGGCCCGGACCGAAATGATCGCCATGAGAAACAACAACCCGGCGACCAGAATGGTGAGCAACTCCTCGTCGACCGTTGCTTGCAGTTTTTCCAGTAACTTGGGCACGAGGAACAACCCCGCGCTGACGAGCAGCACCACAAAAATCATCAACCCGCCCAACAGTTGCAACACGCCGGGGCCGGCGACATCGGCGCTCGCGGCAACCTCGGCGCCCAACAACGCGAGCATGACGACCGCCACCACGTCCTCGAGCACGGTGACGGTCAGCGCGATCTGACCGGCGCGATCATGGTTGAGTTTGAGCCCGGAAATGACTTTCGCGATCACCGCCGAACTGGAAACGGTGAGCATCGCCGCGATGAAAAACACTTGCGACCCGGTCCAGCCGACGAGTCCTCCGGCGGCGCGAGTGAGATGAAGCACCAACATCGCGCCCAGCGCCGTGGCGAGCAGCACGGGCAATCCCATGCGTTTGAAGCGGGAAAGGCTCAGCCCCAACCCGATCGAGAACATGAGGAACACCAACCCCACATGCGACAGTGTTTGGATGCGCGAAACATCCTCCACGTAGGCGAAGGGAGGGGTGTAGGGCCCGATGATGACGCCGGCCAACAAGTAGCCGACGATGACCGAAAGTCCCAACCGCCGACAAATGGCTCCGCTCACGCCCGCCGCCAAAGCGACGATGGCCAGGTCTTGGATGAAATCGATGCCGTTCATGGAGGGGGAAGCCTGTCCGACATTTGAACAATGCCCGAGCGAAGCAAGTGAACCCGATCGATTAGCGTTACATGCGGGCGGGCGGACATGAAACGGACCCAAAAAAACCGTTCCGGAGTTCGGAACGGTGGTCGAATAAGTGGTGGCGAGACCCGGATTCGAACCGGGGACACGCGCATTTTCAGTGCGCTGCTCTACCAACTGAGCTATCTCGCCGTCAGAGGAGGGAGCAGAGGAAGCGTTCGCCGGGATGTCGTCAATAGGTTTTTATGATCCCGGATCACGTTGTTTCCTACGACCGAAACGATCGCCAGATGCTCAGATTGCGGTTTGGCTACTCAATCATGAGGCTGCTTTGCGCGTTTTTCCTGTTCGTCGCCGGATATGGGGTGGGATTGGCGCAAGATCCGATCGTGCGCCTGACCTTGGAAAACGATCCGGATTTTGAGGTAGTGGAGAAACCCACGCTCGTCGTTTACCCTCTGAGTGATCGCGTGAAGCGGATTATGAGTGAATCCGCCCAACGGCAGCTGGTGGCTGCCGACTACGCCTCCGACACGATGATTCGGACCGAAAGTCCCCGGCTGGCGCTTCAATAAATCCTGCATCAAATCAGCGAAAAATCGGATCGGCGCTTGGCCGCGATCATGAACTCACAGGTGGTGGATATCGAACCGGTCGCCCTGCTGATGGCAGTGGATCAAACATCGGTGTGGAATCTCCTGCTTACGCCAGCGGATGACGTAGGAACTTACGTTCTCACCGTTTCGGTGGTGATGGAGTAGCGACCGCGTTCGGAGAGGGGAGCGCGAGCGAGCTCGCGGCCTACGGAGGAGCGGGGAGACGCGGTCGTCGTCCGCCGTCTGACTCCGTGGGATGGGATCGAGGACGTGCGGAGGTTATTTGAGCAGGTCGCGGAGGTCGCCGAGTTCGAGTTGGGACGAGGCGGCGTCGCTGGCTTCGAAGACGTCGGCGAGCAGGGCGCGTTTGGTTTCCTGGAGGCCGAGCACCTTTTCTTCCACCGTGTTGGAGCAGATGAGTTTGTAGCTGGTGACGACGCGGTCCTGGCCGATGCGGTGGGCGCGGTCCGTCGCCTGAGCTTCCACGGCGGGGTTCCACCACGG is from Synoicihabitans lomoniglobus and encodes:
- a CDS encoding phosphoenolpyruvate carboxylase, yielding MCARSKHPLREEGFRSLEEELRLLTESFAVVLRRMGEDELADLLPWVGAKAEKAGETKRSLGQAYSIAFQLLNIVEERTAARVRRRRETQSGPAAEKGLWADNLASMKALGLTEDQMIEVLRVVVVEPVLTAHPTEAKRATVRELHREIYGLINAQENALYTPRELARLRHHIETRLESLWRTGEIQVTRPTIEAERDNALHYLRDIFPEAVKRSYVHLSEAWTTEGFAPERLAEVGAFVRFGTWIGGDRDGHPFVTNEVTRTSLRALRHNALRVHRRGLEALASDLPLSSLFQAPPAPLAAMITRLGKEVKAAGGVDAPELTSREREEPWRLATSLMRAKTLLAQEAPESGRGYVKPAELDADLAVLAEALNEIGAGQLAQDFVTPLRRQLDVFGFHLATLDVRQNSAFHEKALGQLLEAAGVVKASDYAAWSTAQKRELLDRELMSPRPFLATGANAGAEAEAVLSCYRVLAEHVARHGQAGLGALIVSMTRCTEDLLTVYLLAREVGLARWSEGGLVCALPVVPLFETMGDLEEGPAIVSDFLSHPVTQRSLGLGDGACPSFQMMVGYSDSNKDCGIFASQWALHRAQDALAKVVAKGGASPVFFHGRGGTVGRGAGPTHWFMEALAAGSLQGNMRMTEQGETIAQKYAHQASAVYNVELLTASTAATTARHRFGAERDETLWPLLDQVSAWSRDAYRELLHAPDFMSFYRQATPIDALEHARIGSRPSRRTGQGSLDDLRAIPWVFSWTQSRFYLPGWFGAGSALERLLKEDPKGFERLRKAVRKTPFLRYVLTNIESSLVSSNEAIMDSYAGLVEDAVLRERFMGMIRAEFARTQAMMTEIFRGTFEERRPRLAFTLQIREQALTQLHRQQVALLKEWRQLSGREAEAMLPDLLLSINAIASGLRTTG
- a CDS encoding pseudouridine synthase, giving the protein MKLERLLAKFQLMGRTRARQVILDRRVAVEGNPITRFDQEVDRFSCVTLDDTIVQASARRLCLMLNKPVGVLSATTDATHRTVIDLIDDPDKATLHLVGRLDRNTSGLVLLTNDGRWSKALMHPTLKVPKVYHVTTRDPIAPEAPDRFARGFYFETEDLTTQPAALEILTSHTARLTLHEGRYHQIKRMFYRLGNRVTALHRESIGDIHLPADLAPGHWRALPPQI
- a CDS encoding cation:proton antiporter: MNGIDFIQDLAIVALAAGVSGAICRRLGLSVIVGYLLAGVIIGPYTPPFAYVEDVSRIQTLSHVGLVFLMFSIGLGLSLSRFKRMGLPVLLATALGAMLVLHLTRAAGGLVGWTGSQVFFIAAMLTVSSSAVIAKVISGLKLNHDRAGQIALTVTVLEDVVAVVMLALLGAEVAASADVAGPGVLQLLGGLMIFVVLLVSAGLFLVPKLLEKLQATVDEELLTILVAGLLFLMAIISVRAGYSLALGAFLLGAMVADMPQKSAVDKAFAGMRDLFSSVFFVSIGMMIEVRLVAEVWPMILGLGVFTLIVRSLSLTVALSVFGTPSAAARRAGLLLTPIGEFSFVIAQLGISAGVLDARFYPIAVGVSLFTVLVSPWLNRHADPLIAWSFRLEPRWLRRALDSYHAWIAAQTRRPIGGVWWRLSRKRLLQIGGEMLIVTGLLSFSPSLLNSLLQSPLGSAATPLVLESVFWIGLSLICLVLLVAIWRNIAALAMISAETLSTAGNAPPNRSTHVLTRTLGGLIFVTWLLEVAPTGLLPRWAWITLAVAMLLAAFVFARRLVFWHSQWQESLEGVLADDAPAQAIAPAAPRWWESGETWNLELRECTLPEQSSSAGRSVRELAVRTRFGCAIAEINRGGFIIAPPSPDERLYPGDRLLLVGASSALNQAQTALSDAVQARQDQFSEARLEVIRTPTALIDQSLAEIGENYATHVIIVGLERDGQRHLNPGPTERLRADDHLLLLASPDQLRHFQHAHSAVRPPEN